In one Pseudomonas hydrolytica genomic region, the following are encoded:
- a CDS encoding alginate export family protein, translating to MQLNRIASQLGLGASLLAASAAWAADAPKNFGLDVKITAQSEDDRDLGTRSGGDVSGIGLDLRPWAYGERGNWSAFAMGQAVTATDTIETDPLQNDDDSSAQRSDARQPDKSYLAMREFWVDYRGLTAYPGEHLRVGRQRLRSDEGTWWDTNIEAVHWNFDTTLLQANLGIAERFSEYRTDLDDLAPEDEDRRHFFAGLNYQWTPGHRVGAKLHHSRDDGSLPNAGERVDELSKRYTGDLTWFGLHADGGFFERNSRNRLNYWAQMTWLKGDTDQLQQQVVGSERIATGSRSQDVDAWAMDLGLRYSLDENWKIGAAYARGSGGGNDGKSRQFMQTGLHSNRANFTGVESRLHRYGEAFRGELSNLQVASAFSSWKLGEDYDASLVYHRFWRVDSDQDVGDSGITAPLEAGEKDIGQEVDLVLTRYFKQGLLPASVAEQLEDRSALVRLRAGVFLPGDAYGSGTDSVMHRAFVDFIWRF from the coding sequence ATGCAGTTAAACCGTATTGCCAGCCAGCTGGGCCTCGGCGCCAGCCTGCTGGCGGCCAGCGCCGCCTGGGCGGCGGATGCGCCGAAGAACTTCGGCCTGGACGTGAAGATCACGGCCCAGTCCGAGGACGACCGTGACCTCGGCACCCGCAGCGGCGGGGATGTCAGCGGTATCGGTCTGGACCTGCGCCCCTGGGCCTATGGCGAGCGCGGCAACTGGAGCGCCTTCGCCATGGGCCAGGCGGTGACCGCCACCGACACCATCGAAACCGACCCGCTGCAGAACGACGACGACAGCAGCGCGCAGCGCAGCGACGCGCGCCAGCCGGACAAGAGCTACCTGGCCATGCGCGAGTTCTGGGTCGACTACCGCGGCCTCACCGCCTACCCCGGCGAGCATCTGCGCGTCGGCCGTCAGCGCCTGCGCAGCGACGAAGGCACCTGGTGGGACACCAATATCGAAGCGGTGCACTGGAACTTCGACACCACCCTGCTGCAGGCCAACCTGGGTATCGCCGAACGCTTCTCCGAATACCGCACCGACCTCGACGACCTGGCGCCGGAAGACGAGGATCGTCGGCACTTCTTCGCCGGCCTCAACTACCAGTGGACGCCCGGCCACCGCGTCGGCGCCAAGCTGCACCACAGCCGCGACGACGGCAGCCTGCCGAATGCCGGCGAGCGCGTCGACGAACTGAGCAAACGCTACACCGGCGACCTGACCTGGTTCGGCCTGCACGCCGACGGCGGCTTCTTCGAGCGCAACTCGCGCAATCGCCTCAACTACTGGGCGCAGATGACCTGGCTCAAGGGCGACACCGACCAGCTGCAGCAGCAGGTGGTCGGCAGCGAGCGCATCGCCACCGGCTCGCGCAGCCAGGACGTCGACGCCTGGGCCATGGACCTCGGTCTGCGCTACAGCCTCGATGAAAACTGGAAGATCGGCGCCGCCTACGCCCGTGGCAGCGGCGGCGGCAACGACGGCAAGTCGCGTCAGTTCATGCAGACCGGCCTGCACAGCAACCGCGCCAATTTCACCGGTGTCGAATCGCGTCTGCACCGCTATGGCGAGGCCTTCCGCGGCGAGCTCTCCAACCTGCAGGTGGCCAGTGCCTTCAGCTCCTGGAAGCTCGGCGAAGACTACGACGCCAGCCTGGTCTACCACCGTTTCTGGCGCGTCGATAGCGATCAGGACGTGGGCGACAGCGGCATCACCGCCCCGCTGGAAGCCGGCGAGAAGGACATCGGCCAGGAGGTCGACCTGGTGCTGACCCGCTACTTCAAGCAGGGCCTGCTGCCGGCCTCGGTGGCCGAACAACTGGAAGACCGCTCGGCCCTGGTACGCCTGCGCGCCGGGGTATTCCTGCCGGGCGACGCCTATGGCAGCGGCACCGACTCGGTGATGCACCGCGCCTTCGTCGACTTCATCTGGCGCTTCTGA
- the algK gene encoding alginate biosynthesis TPR repeat lipoprotein AlgK, whose protein sequence is MTLPLLRPALLGLAVSATLAGCAGLPDQRLAREALQRGDQQTAEWHFRELAEMGYGDAQIGLADIYAAKGQSQDLDEAERIYRQAMDGSPRAQARLGKLLARKPGSTLAERREAAELLESAAKAREPSALLPLTELYLFYPQDFPAMNLAQRIQDWRQQGLPQAELAQILLYRTDGTYDQHLGEIERICQARLASNDACYAELATVYQKQNREDDRQALLDRLLAGYRAGSVSPNQVESVAQVLSDPELGQPQPQLAQELLETIAPDYPAAWVSLARLLYDYPAQGDTETLLGYLEKGREAALPRAELLLGRLYYEGKLLPQEPRKAEEHLRKAAPSEPSANYYLGQIYLRGYLGEVYAQQALDHLLSAARAGQLSADFVLAQMFSQGRGVKPNPVNAYVFSQLALPRNTPPTFELAHEVAESLTPAQLAEGQRLLREEREARGIVLQQQAALQVSQP, encoded by the coding sequence GTGACCCTGCCCCTACTTCGCCCCGCCCTGCTCGGCCTCGCCGTCAGCGCCACGCTGGCTGGCTGCGCCGGGCTGCCGGACCAGCGCCTGGCCCGCGAAGCGCTGCAGCGCGGCGATCAGCAGACCGCCGAATGGCATTTCCGTGAGCTCGCCGAGATGGGCTACGGCGACGCGCAGATCGGCCTGGCGGACATCTACGCCGCCAAGGGCCAGAGCCAGGATCTGGATGAGGCCGAGCGCATCTACCGCCAGGCCATGGACGGTTCGCCGCGCGCCCAGGCGCGCCTGGGCAAGCTGCTGGCGCGCAAGCCCGGCAGCACCCTGGCCGAGCGCCGCGAGGCCGCCGAGCTGCTGGAAAGCGCGGCCAAGGCTCGCGAGCCCAGCGCGCTGCTGCCGCTGACCGAACTCTACCTGTTCTACCCACAGGACTTTCCCGCCATGAACCTCGCGCAACGTATCCAAGACTGGCGCCAGCAGGGTCTGCCGCAGGCAGAACTGGCGCAGATTCTCCTGTACCGCACCGATGGCACCTACGACCAGCACCTGGGCGAGATCGAGCGCATCTGCCAGGCGCGCCTGGCCAGCAACGATGCCTGTTACGCCGAACTGGCCACGGTGTACCAGAAGCAGAACCGCGAGGACGACCGTCAGGCCCTGCTCGACCGTCTTCTCGCCGGCTACCGCGCCGGCAGCGTCTCGCCCAACCAGGTCGAGTCCGTGGCCCAGGTGCTCAGCGACCCCGAGCTGGGCCAGCCGCAACCGCAGCTCGCCCAGGAGCTGCTGGAAACCATCGCCCCGGACTACCCGGCCGCCTGGGTCAGCCTGGCGCGCCTGCTTTACGACTACCCGGCCCAGGGCGACACCGAAACCCTGCTCGGCTACCTGGAGAAAGGCCGCGAGGCCGCCCTGCCGCGCGCCGAACTGTTGCTCGGACGCCTGTACTACGAAGGCAAGCTGCTGCCGCAGGAACCGCGCAAGGCCGAAGAGCACCTGCGCAAGGCCGCGCCCAGCGAACCGAGCGCCAATTACTACCTGGGGCAGATCTACCTGCGCGGCTACCTCGGCGAGGTCTATGCCCAGCAGGCGCTGGATCACCTGCTCAGCGCCGCCCGCGCCGGCCAGCTCAGCGCCGACTTCGTTCTCGCGCAGATGTTCAGCCAGGGCCGCGGGGTCAAACCCAACCCGGTCAACGCCTATGTCTTCAGCCAGCTGGCCCTGCCGCGCAACACGCCGCCGACCTTCGAGCTGGCGCATGAGGTGGCCGAGAGCCTGACTCCGGCACAACTGGCCGAGGGCCAGCGCCTGCTGCGCGAAGAGCGCGAGGCCCGCGGCATCGTCCTGCAGCAGCAGGCCGCCCTGCAGGTCAGCCAGCCATGA
- a CDS encoding alginate biosynthesis protein Alg44: MNSVANHNVVHESEAQRQHARVKLPGRLRFTNAKGERIDARLQDVSAGGFSFTNEKTTHKVGDFHRGQLQFQLDSLVLGLDVEFQVNSVQPEHNRVGCQFQGLRAREAAALRHLISSHLAGELVNVGEVLHILQRDNFTKARKSGSGGGMGMFERLRAVTFSAAIFVIGLAAFGYIGKSIYGLYFVTHAQSAQVSLPALQVTMPREGSVQSLVQPDGIVEKGAPIATFTTSMLEMLKGHLGEDQLEPSQIEALFAREMQGTLTSPCNCKIARQLVADGQFASKGDVIFELVPQDGIATVAASFPYRHLEQARPGTPVSFKVAGEDAPRRGEIVSSSLHDGGLSADIRVVIKPEETLPASLAGQPVDVVIDRGPSLGWLVDRAVAAGR; the protein is encoded by the coding sequence ATGAACTCCGTCGCCAATCACAACGTCGTCCATGAGTCCGAGGCCCAGCGCCAGCACGCCCGCGTCAAGCTGCCGGGGCGTTTGCGCTTCACCAATGCCAAGGGCGAGCGCATCGACGCGCGCCTGCAGGATGTCTCTGCCGGCGGCTTCAGCTTCACCAACGAAAAGACCACGCACAAGGTCGGCGATTTCCATCGCGGCCAGCTGCAGTTCCAGCTCGACAGCCTGGTACTGGGCCTGGACGTGGAATTTCAGGTCAACTCGGTACAGCCGGAGCACAACCGCGTCGGCTGCCAGTTCCAGGGCCTGCGCGCACGCGAGGCCGCGGCGCTGCGCCACCTGATCAGCAGCCATCTGGCCGGCGAACTGGTCAATGTCGGCGAGGTGCTGCACATCCTGCAGCGCGACAACTTCACCAAGGCGCGCAAGAGCGGCAGCGGCGGCGGCATGGGCATGTTCGAACGGCTGCGTGCGGTGACCTTCAGCGCCGCCATCTTCGTCATCGGCCTGGCCGCCTTCGGCTACATCGGCAAGTCGATCTACGGCCTGTATTTCGTTACCCACGCCCAGTCGGCACAGGTCAGCCTGCCCGCCCTGCAGGTCACCATGCCGCGTGAGGGCAGCGTGCAGAGCCTGGTGCAGCCCGACGGCATCGTGGAAAAGGGCGCACCGATCGCCACCTTCACCACCAGCATGCTGGAGATGCTCAAAGGGCATCTGGGCGAGGATCAGCTCGAGCCGAGCCAGATCGAGGCGCTGTTCGCCCGCGAAATGCAGGGCACCCTGACCAGCCCGTGCAACTGCAAGATTGCCCGCCAGCTGGTGGCCGACGGCCAGTTCGCCAGCAAGGGCGACGTGATCTTCGAACTGGTGCCGCAGGACGGCATCGCCACCGTCGCCGCCAGCTTCCCCTACCGTCATCTGGAGCAGGCGCGCCCCGGCACGCCGGTGAGCTTCAAGGTGGCCGGCGAAGATGCGCCGCGCCGTGGCGAAATCGTCAGCAGCAGCCTGCATGACGGCGGCCTGTCCGCCGACATCCGCGTGGTGATCAAGCCGGAGGAAACCCTGCCGGCCAGCCTCGCCGGGCAACCGGTGGACGTGGTGATCGACCGCGGCCCGTCGCTGGGCTGGCTGGTGGACCGCGCCGTCGCAGCCGGCCGCTGA
- a CDS encoding glycosyltransferase family 2 protein: MDKLKNGLNQTSGWLLYLSLLMLLALALPRSVFDPESRHFLLLIGIVGIWRYSMGAMHFVRGCLFLYLVYPWYRRKVKKLGKDADPSHVYLLVTSFRIEALTTAMVYRSVIREAIDCGYPSTLVCSIVELSDELLIKNLWAQAQPPEHVKLDIVRIPGTGKRDGLAHGFRAISRQMPDRDAVVAVIDGDTVLEPGVVRKSVPWFKLFPNVGGLTTNEFCEVRGSYMMSEWHKLRFAQRHLNMCSMALSKRVLTMTGRMSVFRASVVTDPEFIRDVESDHLEHWRLGRFQFLTGDDKSSWYSLMRLGYDTFYVPDAAINTVEHPPEKSFIKASRKLMFRWYGNNLRQNSRALRLGFGRLGAFTTLVLFDQRVSMWTCLLGLCVAIIASLKYSVMYLLIYLLWIGCTRLILTLLLMLSGHRIGPAYPALLYYNQIVGALVKIYVFFRLDQQSWTRQNTKLNRGLSSFANWFNSWSSRAMTFSASCVFIAALLALV, from the coding sequence ATGGACAAGCTCAAGAACGGCCTCAACCAAACCAGCGGCTGGCTGCTGTACCTCAGCCTACTGATGCTGCTGGCGCTGGCGCTGCCCCGCTCGGTGTTCGACCCCGAGTCGCGGCACTTCCTGCTGCTGATCGGCATCGTCGGCATCTGGCGTTATTCCATGGGCGCCATGCATTTCGTGCGTGGCTGCCTGTTCCTCTACCTGGTTTATCCCTGGTATCGCCGCAAGGTGAAAAAACTCGGCAAGGACGCCGACCCCTCTCATGTGTATCTGCTGGTCACCAGCTTCCGCATCGAGGCGCTGACCACCGCCATGGTCTACCGCTCGGTGATTCGCGAAGCCATCGACTGCGGCTACCCGAGCACTCTGGTGTGCTCCATCGTCGAGCTCTCCGACGAGTTGCTGATCAAGAACCTCTGGGCCCAGGCCCAGCCGCCGGAACACGTCAAGCTGGACATCGTGCGCATCCCCGGCACCGGCAAGCGCGACGGTCTGGCCCACGGTTTCCGCGCCATTTCCCGGCAGATGCCGGATCGTGACGCGGTGGTGGCGGTGATCGACGGCGACACCGTGCTCGAGCCCGGCGTGGTGCGCAAGAGCGTGCCCTGGTTCAAGCTCTTCCCCAATGTCGGCGGGCTCACCACCAACGAGTTCTGCGAGGTGCGCGGCAGCTACATGATGAGCGAGTGGCACAAGCTGCGCTTCGCTCAGCGCCACCTCAACATGTGCTCGATGGCCCTCTCCAAGCGCGTGCTGACCATGACCGGGCGCATGTCGGTGTTCCGCGCCAGCGTGGTGACCGACCCGGAGTTCATCCGCGACGTGGAAAGCGACCACCTGGAGCACTGGCGCCTGGGTCGCTTCCAGTTCCTGACCGGCGACGACAAGTCCAGCTGGTACAGCCTGATGCGCCTGGGCTACGACACCTTCTACGTGCCCGATGCGGCGATCAACACGGTCGAGCATCCGCCGGAGAAGAGCTTCATCAAGGCCAGCCGCAAGCTGATGTTCCGCTGGTACGGCAACAACCTGCGGCAGAACTCGCGGGCCCTGCGCCTGGGCTTCGGTCGCCTCGGTGCCTTCACCACCCTGGTGCTGTTCGACCAGCGCGTGTCGATGTGGACCTGCCTGCTGGGCCTGTGCGTGGCGATCATCGCCAGCCTCAAGTACAGCGTGATGTACCTGCTGATCTACCTGCTGTGGATCGGCTGCACGCGCCTGATCCTGACGCTGCTGCTGATGCTCTCCGGGCACCGCATCGGCCCGGCCTACCCGGCGCTGCTCTATTACAACCAGATCGTCGGCGCCCTGGTGAAGATCTACGTGTTCTTCCGCCTCGACCAGCAATCCTGGACGCGCCAGAACACCAAGCTCAACCGCGGCCTGTCCAGCTTCGCCAACTGGTTCAACAGCTGGTCGTCGCGCGCCATGACCTTCTCTGCCTCCTGTGTCTTCATCGCCGCGCTGCTGGCGCTGGTGTGA
- the algD gene encoding GDP-mannose 6-dehydrogenase encodes MRISIFGLGYVGAVCAGCLSARGHDVIGVDISATKIDLINNGKSPIVEPGLEELLQQGLRQGRLRGTTDVTAAVLESDVSFICVGTPSKKNGDLELNYIEGVCREIGLALRDKAERHTVVVRSTVLPGTAKNVVLPILEDCSGKKAGADFGLAVNPEFLRESTAIKDYDFPPMTVIGELDKASGDLLESIYSELDAPIIRKDIEVAEMIKYTCNVWHAAKVTFANEIGNIAKAVGVDGREVMDVVCQDHKLNLSKYYMKPGFAFGGSCLPKDVRALNYRASSLDVDAPLIGSLMRSNAAQVQKAFDIIASHDSRKVALLGLSFKAGTDDLRESPQVELAEMLIGKGYDLSIYDRNVEYARVHGANKDYIESKIPHVSSLLNSDLDDVVANADIIVLGNSDERFAKLAEQAPSGKRVVDLVGFMPHASNGVAEGICW; translated from the coding sequence ATGCGAATCAGTATCTTCGGTTTGGGTTATGTAGGCGCTGTATGTGCCGGCTGTTTGTCGGCCCGCGGCCATGACGTTATTGGCGTGGATATCTCAGCGACCAAGATCGACCTGATCAACAACGGCAAGTCGCCCATCGTCGAGCCGGGTCTGGAGGAGCTGCTGCAACAGGGTCTGCGCCAGGGCCGCCTGCGTGGCACGACCGATGTCACCGCCGCGGTACTGGAGAGTGATGTGTCGTTCATCTGCGTCGGTACTCCGAGCAAGAAGAACGGCGATCTGGAACTGAACTACATCGAAGGCGTGTGCCGCGAGATCGGCCTGGCCCTGCGCGACAAGGCCGAGCGCCACACCGTGGTGGTACGCAGCACCGTACTGCCGGGCACCGCCAAGAACGTGGTGCTGCCGATTCTCGAGGACTGCTCGGGCAAGAAGGCCGGTGCCGATTTCGGCCTGGCGGTGAACCCCGAGTTCCTCCGCGAAAGCACCGCGATCAAGGACTACGACTTCCCGCCGATGACCGTCATCGGCGAGCTGGACAAGGCCTCCGGCGACCTGCTGGAAAGCATCTACAGCGAGCTGGACGCGCCGATCATCCGCAAGGACATCGAAGTCGCCGAGATGATCAAGTACACCTGCAACGTCTGGCACGCGGCCAAGGTCACCTTCGCCAACGAGATCGGCAACATCGCCAAGGCGGTCGGCGTCGACGGTCGCGAGGTGATGGACGTGGTCTGCCAGGACCACAAGCTGAACCTGTCCAAGTACTACATGAAGCCCGGCTTCGCCTTCGGCGGCTCCTGCCTGCCCAAGGACGTGCGTGCGCTGAACTACCGCGCCAGCAGCCTGGACGTGGACGCGCCGCTGATCGGCTCGCTGATGCGCAGCAACGCCGCTCAGGTGCAGAAGGCCTTCGACATCATCGCCAGTCACGACTCGCGCAAGGTCGCCCTGCTCGGCCTGAGCTTCAAGGCCGGTACCGACGACCTGCGTGAAAGCCCGCAGGTGGAGCTGGCCGAGATGCTGATCGGCAAGGGCTACGACCTGAGCATCTACGACCGCAACGTCGAGTACGCCCGCGTCCACGGCGCCAACAAGGACTACATCGAGTCGAAGATCCCGCACGTTTCCTCGCTGCTCAACAGCGATCTGGATGACGTGGTGGCGAACGCCGACATCATCGTCCTGGGCAACAGCGACGAGCGCTTCGCCAAGCTGGCCGAGCAGGCCCCGAGCGGCAAGCGCGTGGTCGACCTGGTCGGTTTCATGCCCCACGCCAGCAACGGCGTGGCCGAAGGCATCTGCTGGTAA
- the yaaA gene encoding peroxide stress protein YaaA, protein MLMVISPAKTLDYETPPATPRFTQPEHLDHAQELIAQLRAFSPAQIAELMHLSDKLAGLNAARFGSWERPFNPSNAKQALLAFKGDVYTGLHAEDFSEDDFDFAQAHLRMLSGLYGVLRPLDLMQPYRLEMGTKLVNGRGKDLYAFWGERISAWLNQALAAQGDDVLLNLASNEYFGAVKRKALNARIIDTEFKDLKNGQYKIISFYAKKARGLMARYVIKERLTNPEGLKDFNYQGYRYSAEHSKADSLVFLRDQPLD, encoded by the coding sequence ATGCTGATGGTGATTTCACCGGCCAAGACCCTCGACTACGAGACCCCGCCAGCCACCCCGCGCTTCACCCAACCCGAACACCTCGACCACGCCCAGGAACTGATCGCTCAGCTGCGCGCCTTCAGCCCGGCGCAGATCGCCGAGCTGATGCACCTCTCCGACAAGCTCGCCGGCCTCAATGCCGCACGCTTCGGCAGCTGGGAACGCCCGTTCAACCCGTCCAACGCCAAGCAGGCGCTGCTGGCCTTCAAGGGCGACGTGTACACCGGCCTGCATGCCGAGGATTTTTCCGAGGATGACTTCGACTTCGCCCAGGCTCACCTGCGCATGCTGTCCGGCCTGTATGGTGTGCTGCGCCCGCTGGACCTCATGCAGCCCTACCGCCTGGAAATGGGCACCAAGCTGGTCAACGGTCGCGGCAAGGACCTGTACGCCTTCTGGGGCGAGCGCATCAGCGCCTGGCTGAACCAGGCGCTGGCCGCCCAGGGCGATGACGTGCTGCTCAACCTGGCGTCCAACGAATACTTCGGCGCGGTCAAGCGCAAGGCCTTGAACGCACGCATCATCGACACCGAGTTCAAGGACCTGAAGAACGGCCAGTACAAGATCATCAGCTTCTACGCCAAGAAGGCCCGCGGTCTGATGGCGCGCTACGTGATCAAGGAACGCCTGACCAACCCCGAGGGCCTGAAGGATTTCAACTATCAGGGCTACCGTTATTCGGCCGAGCATTCCAAGGCCGACAGCCTGGTCTTCCTGCGCGATCAGCCGCTGGACTGA
- a CDS encoding PhoH family protein — protein sequence MDDHGRSKPTAPTLYALDTNVLIHDPNALLNFEEHHVAIPMTVLEELDKLKSGKHGVAAECRQAIRLIDQILAGAEPEDVELGVPIQRGKSGPCGCLSILMSKRAAPVTWLPEDLNDNKIINQLVELKTRNPGLSVVLVTKDINMRLKARACGIDAEDYHTDQLVDDVSLLSKGYHDLPGSFWDRVSKVETRQDHGRTWHRVQLTDNLPAVHVNEFILDEQGFVGWIKAIKGDELVILDMHQEPLLHQEAWGLKPRDIHQALALFALLDPDIHLVNLSGAAGSGKTILALAAAIEQTMVSKRYRRIIATRSVQGLDQEIGFLPGTEAEKMEPWLGAITDNLEALHMDDESTHGSVDYILQKVPLQFKSLNYIRGRSFQQSLILIDECQNLTPHQMKTIITRAGNGSKVVCLGNLAQIDTPYLSAPSSGLTYLTERFKDFPHGVHITLQGVPRSILAEYAETHM from the coding sequence ATGGATGACCACGGACGCTCCAAGCCCACCGCTCCAACCCTCTACGCCCTCGACACCAACGTCCTGATTCACGATCCCAACGCCTTGCTGAACTTCGAAGAGCACCACGTCGCCATTCCGATGACGGTGCTGGAGGAACTCGACAAGCTCAAATCCGGTAAGCACGGCGTCGCCGCCGAATGTCGCCAGGCCATCCGCCTGATCGACCAGATCCTCGCGGGTGCCGAACCCGAGGACGTGGAGCTCGGCGTCCCCATCCAGCGGGGCAAGAGCGGTCCATGCGGCTGTCTGTCCATCCTCATGAGCAAGCGTGCCGCCCCGGTTACCTGGCTGCCCGAGGATCTCAACGACAACAAGATCATCAATCAGCTGGTGGAGCTGAAAACGCGCAATCCCGGTCTGTCCGTGGTGCTGGTGACCAAGGACATCAACATGCGCCTGAAGGCGCGCGCCTGCGGCATCGATGCCGAGGACTACCACACCGACCAACTGGTCGATGACGTCTCGCTGCTATCGAAGGGGTATCACGACCTGCCCGGCTCGTTCTGGGACCGGGTGAGCAAGGTGGAGACCCGTCAGGACCACGGTCGCACCTGGCACCGCGTGCAACTCACCGACAACCTGCCGGCGGTGCACGTCAACGAGTTCATCCTCGACGAGCAGGGTTTCGTCGGCTGGATCAAGGCGATCAAGGGCGATGAGCTGGTCATCCTCGACATGCACCAGGAGCCGCTGCTGCATCAGGAGGCCTGGGGCCTGAAGCCGCGCGACATCCATCAGGCGCTGGCGCTGTTCGCGCTGCTCGATCCGGACATCCACCTGGTCAACCTGTCCGGCGCCGCCGGTTCCGGCAAGACCATCCTGGCGCTGGCCGCGGCCATCGAGCAGACCATGGTCAGCAAGCGCTACCGGCGCATCATCGCCACCCGCAGCGTGCAGGGGCTGGACCAGGAAATCGGCTTCCTGCCCGGCACCGAGGCGGAGAAGATGGAGCCCTGGCTCGGCGCAATCACCGACAACCTCGAAGCGCTGCACATGGACGACGAGAGCACCCATGGCAGCGTCGACTACATCCTGCAGAAGGTGCCGCTGCAGTTCAAATCGCTCAACTACATCCGCGGGCGCAGCTTCCAGCAGAGTCTGATCCTCATCGACGAATGCCAGAACCTCACCCCGCACCAGATGAAGACCATCATCACCCGCGCCGGCAACGGCTCCAAGGTGGTGTGCCTGGGCAACCTGGCGCAGATCGACACCCCCTATCTGTCGGCGCCCAGCTCGGGTCTGACCTACCTCACCGAACGCTTCAAGGACTTCCCCCACGGCGTGCACATCACCCTGCAAGGGGTGCCGCGCTCGATCCTGGCGGAGTACGCGGAAACCCATATGTAG
- the moaC gene encoding cyclic pyranopterin monophosphate synthase MoaC, with translation MLTHLDSQGRAHMVDVTDKATTFREATAEARVRMLPATLQMIVAGEHPKGDVFAVARIAGIQAAKKTSDLIPLCHPLMLTGVKVELSAEGDDCVHITARCKLSGQTGVEMEALTAASVAALTIYDMCKAVDRGMVIEQVRLLEKLGGKSGHYKLEEQA, from the coding sequence GTGCTGACCCATCTCGATTCCCAAGGCCGCGCGCATATGGTCGACGTCACCGACAAGGCGACCACCTTCCGCGAGGCCACTGCCGAAGCGCGCGTGCGCATGCTGCCTGCCACCTTGCAGATGATCGTCGCCGGCGAGCACCCCAAGGGCGACGTGTTCGCCGTGGCGCGCATCGCCGGCATCCAGGCGGCGAAGAAAACCAGCGATCTGATCCCCCTGTGCCACCCGCTGATGCTCACCGGCGTCAAGGTCGAGCTGAGCGCCGAAGGCGATGACTGCGTACATATCACCGCGCGCTGCAAACTGTCCGGGCAAACCGGTGTCGAGATGGAGGCACTGACTGCCGCTAGCGTCGCCGCGCTGACCATCTATGACATGTGCAAGGCCGTGGATCGTGGCATGGTCATCGAGCAGGTGCGCCTGCTGGAGAAGCTCGGCGGCAAGAGCGGTCACTACAAGCTGGAGGAGCAAGCATGA
- a CDS encoding MoaD/ThiS family protein produces the protein MIRVQYFARYRETLGRDDEQLSGDFATLDDLRLHLVARGGEWEVLGEQNLMCARNQELCSLDEPLAEGDEVAFFPTVTGG, from the coding sequence ATGATCCGCGTGCAGTATTTCGCCCGCTACCGCGAAACCCTGGGCCGTGACGACGAACAACTCAGCGGCGACTTCGCCACCCTCGACGACCTGCGCCTGCACCTGGTTGCCCGCGGCGGCGAGTGGGAAGTGCTGGGCGAGCAGAACCTGATGTGCGCGCGCAATCAGGAGCTGTGCAGCCTCGACGAGCCGCTGGCCGAAGGCGATGAAGTGGCCTTCTTCCCCACCGTCACCGGCGGTTGA
- the moaE gene encoding molybdopterin synthase catalytic subunit MoaE → MTIRVQAQPFDPGTELNALHAANLGIGAVVTFVGYVRDFNDGREVGGMFLEHFPGMTEKALGKIADEARQRWPLLGIEIIHRIGRLEPGEPIVFVGTSSAHRQAAFDACNLVMDYLKTRAPFWKKEDTSEGPRWVEGRCSDQSAAERWKR, encoded by the coding sequence ATGACTATCCGCGTACAGGCCCAGCCCTTCGACCCCGGCACCGAGCTCAACGCCCTGCATGCCGCCAACCTCGGCATCGGCGCGGTGGTCACCTTCGTCGGCTACGTGCGCGACTTCAATGACGGCCGCGAAGTGGGTGGCATGTTCCTCGAGCATTTCCCCGGCATGACCGAGAAGGCCCTGGGCAAGATCGCCGATGAAGCGCGTCAGCGCTGGCCGCTGCTGGGCATCGAGATCATCCATCGCATCGGCCGCCTGGAGCCGGGCGAGCCCATCGTCTTCGTCGGCACCAGCAGCGCCCATCGTCAGGCGGCGTTCGACGCCTGCAACCTCGTCATGGATTATCTAAAGACCCGCGCCCCATTCTGGAAGAAGGAAGACACCAGCGAAGGCCCGCGCTGGGTCGAAGGTCGCTGCAGCGACCAGAGCGCCGCCGAGCGCTGGAAACGGTAG